The sequence ACGCTCACGGAGCTGCACGCCTGGATCCTGAAAACCACCTCCGGCAAGAAGGAGAAGGCGACCAAGGGGGAATTCATCGAACCACCCCCGAAAGACGGTCCGCAGATCCAGCGGATCTTCCTGCCGGACAGCTCGCCCGCGGCCATCGCGGTGGCCCTGCCGGGAAAGATCTCCTACTGCTTCGACGCGGCGGAGTGCCGCCTCCGCTACGTGTGGACCGGCGGCTTCATCGATGGCGCCCCGTATTGGAAGGGCAACGGGTCCTCCCAAGCGACGATCACGGGCAACGTCGTCTACCGTGAGACCACAGCGGCCATCGGAACCGGCAAATCGCCGACCTCAGCCGCACCGAAATTCCTCGGCTACAGCGTAAAGGATGGCCTCCCGACCTTCCGCTACGTGCGCGAGGGCGTTCGCTACACCGAAACCATCCACGCCCTGTCCGATGGCAGCGGCATCGAACGCGAGTTCACCACCGATGCCTCCGTGCCGCTGACCCTTACCCCGCCCGCCCGAGGCACCCTCCAATCCAGCACCGGCGGCCTGACCGTGCCGGCCGACCACGCGAAATCCTTCACCCTGACCAGCCGTTGGAAATGAGAACCGCCCCCTGCACCTCCCTCATCCTGCTCGCCACCGCGGCCGCGGCGCTGGCCGCCCCGTCGTTCAAGATCGAACCCATGCCGCTGCCCGAGGGCGTGGACCCGCAGATCGGCGGGGTCGACGTGCTGCCGGATGGCCGGGTCGCCACCGTCTTCCATCGCGGCGAGGCGCT comes from Luteolibacter sp. LG18 and encodes:
- a CDS encoding c-type cytochrome, which encodes MVAPLASAEPPQKVFETNCSACHAVDQKLVGPSLIEIAGIYGKDQKGFLAWCMKPGHKRPDAIEMPSMAHLGTPTLTELHAWILKTTSGKKEKATKGEFIEPPPKDGPQIQRIFLPDSSPAAIAVALPGKISYCFDAAECRLRYVWTGGFIDGAPYWKGNGSSQATITGNVVYRETTAAIGTGKSPTSAAPKFLGYSVKDGLPTFRYVREGVRYTETIHALSDGSGIEREFTTDASVPLTLTPPARGTLQSSTGGLTVPADHAKSFTLTSRWK